In Legionella beliardensis, the following are encoded in one genomic region:
- a CDS encoding Bax inhibitor-1/YccA family protein, with translation MKQNDVTILSQRNESVLATNKVLRNTYLLLSMTFLFSALTAYMAFAWQVRPMNPLLMIVGVYGLMFLTHALRNSALGLISVFAFTGFLGYTLGPILNLIMANYSNGAQLVATALGGTGMIFFALSGYALVTRKDFSFLGGFLFIGVMVALLAMIAGMFFQIPALQLAISAAFVLISSGLILFQTSEIIHGGETNYISATVSLFVSIYNLFISLLQLLSAFSGRD, from the coding sequence ATGAAACAGAATGATGTAACGATTTTAAGCCAGCGCAATGAATCGGTACTAGCAACCAATAAGGTATTACGTAATACGTATCTACTACTTAGTATGACGTTTTTATTTAGTGCGCTGACTGCCTACATGGCTTTTGCATGGCAAGTTAGACCAATGAATCCCCTTTTAATGATCGTTGGGGTTTATGGACTTATGTTTTTAACCCATGCTTTAAGAAACAGTGCGCTAGGTTTAATTAGCGTATTTGCTTTTACAGGCTTCCTAGGTTATACCTTGGGCCCCATCCTTAACTTAATTATGGCAAACTATTCTAATGGCGCACAATTAGTAGCAACAGCCTTAGGTGGCACCGGCATGATTTTCTTTGCTCTATCAGGCTATGCCCTTGTTACCCGTAAGGACTTTAGCTTTTTAGGCGGGTTCTTATTTATAGGCGTTATGGTAGCTCTTCTAGCTATGATTGCTGGCATGTTTTTCCAAATACCAGCTCTACAGTTAGCTATTTCAGCAGCTTTCGTACTGATTTCCTCAGGATTAATTTTGTTCCAAACAAGTGAAATTATTCATGGTGGCGAGACAAATTACATTTCAGCAACCGTGTCACTGTTTGTTTCAATTTACAATCTCTTTATCAGTTTATTACAACTATTAAGCGCTTTTTCAGGCCGCGACTAA
- a CDS encoding carbon-nitrogen hydrolase family protein — protein MTKVAVVQMTSSSSIAANLSIVEKLLYQGAKEHVNLVILPENFAFMGKNETEKFNIAEPFGEGRIQQAISQFAKEYNVWIVAGTIPIKTTTKRTRSSCLVFDNKGLCVARYDKIHLFDVDVSEKETYLESATVEPGEASVVVDTPIGRLGLSVCYDVRFPELYRQLEKKGAQLFAIPSAFTAITGLAHWDVLLRARAIENLCYVLAPNQGGKHENGRHTYGHSMIIDPWGKVLAQQTVDPGIIVAAIDLEQLKKLRQRFPCNQHHVL, from the coding sequence ATGACTAAAGTGGCTGTTGTACAAATGACTTCCTCAAGCTCGATTGCAGCTAATTTAAGTATAGTAGAAAAATTGCTGTATCAGGGGGCCAAAGAGCATGTTAATCTGGTTATTTTACCAGAAAATTTTGCTTTTATGGGCAAAAATGAAACAGAAAAATTTAACATAGCGGAGCCGTTTGGCGAGGGGAGGATTCAACAGGCAATAAGTCAATTTGCTAAAGAGTATAATGTATGGATTGTTGCGGGCACTATACCAATTAAAACAACTACCAAGCGCACGCGCTCATCATGCTTAGTTTTTGATAATAAAGGTTTATGTGTTGCAAGATATGATAAAATTCATTTATTTGATGTAGATGTTTCAGAAAAGGAAACTTATCTTGAATCAGCAACGGTTGAGCCAGGAGAAGCATCTGTCGTCGTTGATACGCCTATTGGCCGATTAGGATTAAGCGTTTGTTATGATGTGCGTTTTCCGGAATTATACCGCCAGTTAGAAAAAAAGGGAGCACAATTATTTGCTATTCCTTCTGCGTTTACCGCCATAACAGGTCTTGCGCATTGGGATGTATTGCTGCGTGCTCGTGCTATAGAAAATTTATGTTATGTTTTAGCCCCAAACCAAGGAGGGAAACACGAGAATGGCCGCCATACTTATGGTCATAGCATGATTATTGATCCCTGGGGGAAGGTATTAGCGCAACAAACAGTTGATCCTGGTATAATAGTAGCAGCGATTGATTTAGAACAGTTAAAAAAGCTAAGGCAAAGATTCCCTTGTAATCAGCATCACGTATTATAA
- the tldD gene encoding metalloprotease TldD, protein MTQALAIAKDIILKPASLDESAIEKLLQSFRGRHIDDADLYFQSSIYESWYLEDSEVKSGSYSIDRGVGIRAISGDKTGYAYCDDIMLSAIERAANAARSIALTTAAPIQAIAVKGTTLARYAGINPIESLTKQEKISLLEAIDKEARRLDPRVIQVNASLNGCYEAVMVAGLHGDLVADIRPLVSVNVSVIVEDSKGRREAARSGGGGRVAYSYFLQEEMALKYAREAVREALMNLDAEAAPAGTMPVVLGPGWPGVLLHEAVGHGLEGDFNRKGLSAFSGKLGQQVAAKGVTVVDDGTLPNRRGSLTIDDEGTPSQCTTLIEDGKLVNYMQDKLNARLMGMQPTGNCRRESYAHLPMPRMTNTYMLAGQDDPEEIIRSVKQGLYAVNFGGGQVDITSGQFVFSASEAYLIENGKVTRPVKGATLIGNGPDVMKKISMIGNDLSLDAGIGVCGKDGQSVPVGVGQPTLKIDALTVGGTR, encoded by the coding sequence ATGACTCAGGCATTGGCTATTGCTAAAGATATTATTTTAAAACCTGCATCTCTTGATGAATCAGCAATTGAAAAATTATTGCAATCATTTAGAGGACGACACATCGATGATGCTGATCTTTATTTTCAAAGTAGTATTTATGAATCCTGGTATTTAGAAGATTCAGAAGTAAAAAGTGGGAGTTATTCTATTGATAGAGGCGTAGGTATACGAGCTATAAGCGGTGATAAGACAGGCTATGCTTACTGCGATGATATTATGTTATCTGCTATTGAAAGAGCAGCAAATGCTGCCCGCTCCATTGCTTTAACCACAGCAGCGCCTATTCAAGCAATCGCAGTTAAAGGTACAACCTTAGCTAGGTATGCAGGAATAAACCCTATAGAAAGCTTAACTAAACAAGAAAAAATTTCATTACTCGAAGCAATTGATAAAGAAGCAAGGCGATTAGACCCACGAGTCATTCAAGTTAATGCATCCTTAAACGGTTGTTATGAAGCAGTGATGGTCGCCGGTTTACACGGTGATTTGGTCGCCGATATAAGACCATTAGTTAGTGTTAATGTAAGTGTTATTGTAGAAGATAGCAAAGGACGTCGTGAAGCAGCGCGTTCAGGCGGCGGTGGCCGGGTGGCGTATTCTTATTTTTTACAAGAGGAAATGGCATTAAAGTATGCACGAGAGGCGGTGCGAGAAGCGTTAATGAATCTAGATGCTGAAGCAGCACCTGCCGGAACTATGCCTGTGGTGCTTGGCCCAGGCTGGCCTGGGGTGTTATTACACGAAGCAGTTGGCCATGGCTTAGAAGGAGATTTTAACCGTAAAGGCTTGTCTGCTTTTTCAGGTAAACTTGGCCAACAAGTAGCCGCAAAGGGCGTGACAGTTGTAGATGATGGTACGTTACCTAACCGCCGTGGTTCGTTAACGATTGATGATGAAGGCACGCCTAGCCAATGTACGACCTTAATTGAAGATGGCAAGTTGGTTAATTACATGCAGGACAAACTAAATGCCCGTTTAATGGGTATGCAGCCTACTGGAAATTGTCGTCGTGAATCCTATGCGCATCTACCTATGCCACGTATGACTAATACGTATATGTTGGCAGGCCAAGATGATCCAGAAGAAATCATCCGTTCAGTAAAACAAGGCCTGTATGCTGTTAATTTTGGTGGGGGCCAAGTAGATATTACTTCAGGCCAATTCGTATTTTCTGCTAGTGAAGCTTACTTAATTGAAAATGGGAAAGTAACAAGGCCTGTGAAGGGTGCAACCCTTATTGGTAATGGCCCAGATGTCATGAAAAAAATTAGCATGATAGGCAATGACTTATCCTTAGATGCGGGCATCGGCGTTTGTGGAAAAGATGGTCAATCCGTGCCAGTAGGCGTAGGGCAGCCTACCTTAAAAATTGACGCACTCACTGTAGGCGGCACGCGTTAG
- the mfd gene encoding transcription-repair coupling factor — protein MLTSIPKPSKKQTWGRLYGASLPLVLSQYCQNQAGIKLIITPDNLTAGQLLAELEFFLNPSDEQEILFFPDWETLPYDQFSPHQDIISERLSTLSRLQQTSNAIIISSAATLMHRLAPPSFLNQYAFVLKEEQKLDLPQFQYRLQESGYYAVNKVLEHGEFAVRGSIIDVFPMGSTHPFRIELFDDSIDSLRQFDTETQRTIAKISEINLLPAREFPLNDASITLFRRSFREKFPGNPSHSPIYEAVSNAQFPAGIEYYLRLFFSDTVTFFDYLPKDAAIFTIADIPAQAETFWHEVTTRYEQRRYDVSRPLLEPEQCFLTPNELLTKANLYQQIHCFADESDKKNAFNFPIQPGPTLFIDRKAPNPLKKLTDYLGGQPYRYLIVAESAGRREVLLDLMKQNNLPATTYLTWQEFLAANERLGIIIGPLTDGAELINERLALITEAQLYGDYSTPQRRSTTKSVDPDLIIRDLAELQLHAPVVHLQFGVGRYQGLKTIANDGAANEFLILSYAGDDKIYVPVTSLHLISRYTGIDSEHAPLHRLGSDQWQKEKRKAAEKIHDVAIELLEIYAKRETKPGFIYQFDKQEYQRFASGFPFVETPDQAHAVEQIIQDMQSPRPMDRLICGDVGFGKTEVAMRAAFLAVQNSKQVCVLVPTTLLATQHYENFRDRFADFPVNIELLSRFRSAKESEKILAGLKDGRIDIIIGTHKLFAKKTEFKNLGLLIIDEEHRFGVKQKEHIKAMRLNVDILSMTATPIPRTLNMAMAGIRDISLIATPPAKRLTIKTFWQEKNDTIIREALLREILRGGQVFFVHNNIETIERIGQELQQLVPEAKVRSAHGQMKERELEKIMSDFYHHRFNVLVCTTIIETGIDIPTANTIIIDRADKFGLAQLHQLRGRVGRSHHQAYAYLLTPNQKLLTSDAVKRLEAIVSLEDLGAGFTLATHDMEIRGAGELLGEEQSGNMHAIGFNLFMDMLDKAVDDLKKGKTPELTTPIHQGPEIDLRISAILPENYIYDIHTRLIMYKRIANATDKEQLRDLQIEMIDRFGLLPQAAKNLILLTELKLLAAQLGIIKITAAEQQGKIEFGENPRINTSVLINLIQVHAKRYQLEGPTKLRFTLDKTSTEERIFEIQAILLKLAM, from the coding sequence ATGCTGACATCTATCCCAAAACCTAGCAAAAAACAAACTTGGGGGCGATTATATGGCGCCAGCCTACCCTTAGTCTTATCACAATATTGCCAAAATCAAGCAGGAATTAAATTAATAATTACGCCGGATAACCTAACTGCTGGCCAACTGCTTGCTGAGTTAGAGTTTTTCTTAAACCCTTCTGATGAACAAGAAATACTTTTTTTTCCCGATTGGGAAACGCTTCCCTATGATCAATTCTCACCGCACCAAGATATTATCTCTGAGCGTTTGTCGACCTTAAGCCGCTTACAACAAACCTCTAACGCAATTATTATAAGCTCTGCTGCTACCTTAATGCATCGCCTAGCACCACCATCGTTTCTTAATCAATATGCATTTGTTCTAAAAGAAGAGCAGAAACTAGACTTACCCCAATTTCAATACCGCTTACAAGAATCAGGTTACTATGCTGTTAATAAAGTACTGGAACATGGTGAATTCGCGGTACGTGGTTCCATTATTGATGTTTTCCCTATGGGTAGTACGCATCCTTTCCGTATTGAACTGTTTGATGACTCGATTGATAGCTTACGGCAATTTGACACCGAAACACAGCGAACCATTGCTAAAATTTCGGAAATTAACTTATTGCCTGCGCGGGAATTTCCTTTAAATGATGCAAGCATCACCCTATTTCGTCGTTCTTTTAGAGAAAAATTTCCTGGCAATCCTAGCCATAGTCCAATTTATGAAGCAGTGAGCAATGCCCAATTTCCTGCGGGCATTGAATACTATCTGCGGCTGTTTTTTTCAGACACAGTGACTTTTTTTGACTACTTACCTAAGGATGCTGCAATTTTTACAATTGCTGATATTCCTGCTCAAGCAGAAACATTTTGGCATGAAGTAACCACGCGTTACGAACAACGCCGCTATGATGTTTCTAGGCCTTTATTAGAACCAGAGCAATGTTTTTTAACACCAAATGAGCTACTTACTAAGGCAAATCTCTATCAACAAATTCATTGCTTCGCGGATGAATCAGATAAAAAAAATGCCTTTAACTTTCCTATTCAGCCTGGCCCTACCCTTTTTATTGATCGCAAAGCCCCTAATCCTTTAAAAAAATTAACTGATTACCTAGGGGGGCAACCTTACCGTTACCTTATCGTCGCTGAAAGTGCGGGCCGACGTGAGGTTTTACTTGATTTAATGAAGCAAAATAACTTACCTGCCACGACTTATCTAACTTGGCAAGAATTTTTAGCTGCCAATGAAAGACTAGGTATTATTATTGGCCCTTTAACGGATGGCGCTGAATTAATTAATGAACGCTTAGCACTTATTACCGAAGCGCAATTATATGGAGATTACAGCACCCCCCAACGTCGTAGTACTACAAAATCAGTTGATCCTGATTTAATTATTCGTGATTTAGCTGAATTACAGTTACATGCACCGGTTGTCCATTTACAATTTGGCGTTGGTCGCTATCAGGGTTTAAAAACAATTGCCAATGATGGCGCAGCCAATGAATTTCTTATCTTATCTTATGCCGGCGATGATAAAATTTATGTGCCCGTGACCTCGCTACACTTAATTAGCCGCTATACTGGCATAGATAGTGAACATGCCCCGCTACATCGGCTGGGCAGCGATCAATGGCAGAAAGAAAAAAGAAAAGCAGCAGAAAAAATTCATGATGTTGCCATTGAATTATTAGAAATATACGCCAAGCGTGAGACAAAACCTGGTTTTATTTATCAGTTTGATAAACAAGAATACCAACGGTTTGCCAGTGGCTTTCCTTTTGTAGAAACGCCCGATCAAGCTCACGCAGTGGAGCAAATTATTCAAGATATGCAATCACCTCGGCCTATGGATAGGTTAATTTGTGGCGATGTCGGTTTTGGTAAAACGGAAGTGGCGATGCGCGCCGCCTTTTTAGCTGTGCAAAATAGCAAACAGGTCTGCGTATTGGTACCAACAACCTTACTTGCTACCCAACATTATGAGAATTTTCGCGATCGCTTCGCTGATTTTCCAGTCAATATTGAATTATTATCCCGTTTTCGCAGCGCCAAAGAATCAGAAAAAATTCTGGCAGGACTTAAAGATGGACGTATTGATATTATCATTGGCACACATAAGCTTTTTGCTAAAAAGACTGAGTTTAAGAACTTAGGTCTATTAATTATTGATGAAGAACATCGTTTTGGCGTAAAACAAAAAGAGCATATAAAGGCTATGCGTTTAAATGTTGATATCTTATCGATGACAGCAACCCCTATTCCACGCACACTAAATATGGCTATGGCTGGTATTCGGGATATCTCTCTAATTGCAACGCCACCTGCAAAGCGCCTTACTATTAAAACCTTTTGGCAAGAAAAAAATGACACAATCATTAGAGAAGCCCTCTTACGAGAAATCTTACGCGGCGGGCAAGTTTTTTTTGTGCACAATAATATTGAGACAATTGAGCGAATTGGCCAAGAATTGCAGCAATTAGTTCCTGAAGCCAAGGTTCGTAGTGCTCATGGGCAAATGAAAGAGCGTGAGCTTGAAAAAATCATGTCTGATTTTTATCATCACCGTTTTAATGTCTTAGTCTGTACCACTATTATTGAAACAGGGATTGATATCCCTACAGCAAATACGATTATCATTGATAGAGCTGATAAATTTGGCCTAGCACAATTGCATCAACTGCGTGGTCGCGTCGGGCGCTCACACCATCAAGCTTATGCTTATTTATTAACACCTAATCAAAAACTCTTAACCTCTGATGCGGTAAAGCGTTTAGAAGCCATTGTCTCTTTAGAAGATTTAGGAGCAGGCTTTACTCTGGCAACCCATGATATGGAAATTCGGGGTGCAGGTGAATTACTCGGTGAAGAACAAAGCGGCAACATGCATGCCATTGGCTTTAATTTATTCATGGATATGCTGGATAAAGCGGTCGATGATTTAAAGAAAGGTAAAACGCCTGAATTAACCACGCCTATTCATCAAGGCCCTGAGATAGATTTACGCATTAGCGCTATTCTTCCTGAAAACTATATTTATGATATACATACCCGTTTAATTATGTATAAACGTATTGCTAACGCCACTGATAAAGAACAATTGCGCGATTTGCAAATAGAAATGATTGACCGCTTCGGATTATTACCTCAAGCTGCTAAAAATTTAATCCTGCTTACAGAGCTTAAATTATTAGCCGCGCAATTAGGTATTATTAAAATTACAGCAGCTGAGCAGCAAGGCAAAATTGAATTTGGTGAGAATCCTCGTATCAATACGAGTGTTTTGATTAATTTAATTCAAGTGCATGCCAAGCGTTATCAATTAGAGGGCCCAACTAAACTACGCTTCACCTTAGATAAAACAAGCACCGAAGAACGCATCTTTGAAATTCAAGCCATTTTGTTAAAATTAGCGATGTAG